A part of Oncorhynchus kisutch isolate 150728-3 linkage group LG2, Okis_V2, whole genome shotgun sequence genomic DNA contains:
- the LOC109908340 gene encoding fucolectin-6, producing the protein MMRSTTMFLLLTLLGLACSIGPTVPRNLALRGKATQSDLIENPWHGWSHASNAIDGNRDSHFHHGSCTATDETTNPWWRVDLLDTYIVTSITVTNRGDAVPERLNGAEIRIGNSLVDNGIHNPLVKTIPSVPAGSSLTLAFDPSFEGRYVIVVLPGQNRLLTLCEVEVYGYLAPTGDNVALYGKATQSSLNEFGIPGNAIDGNRNAIWIGGSCTHTLQDINAWWRVDLLKTYKVFSIIITNTVDGVPSRLNGAEIRIGDSLKDNGINNPRCAVISSIPAGNSSTFQCPGMEGRYVIVVIPGRKEYLTLCEVEVYGSPLDGTGPTCN; encoded by the exons GAAATCTTGCCTTGCGTGGAAAAGCAACACAGTCAGACCTCATCGAGAACCCATGGCACGGTTGGAGTCATGCCTCCAATGCCATTGATGGGAACCGCGATTCACATTTCCATCATGGGTCCTGCACTGCCACTGACGAAACCACTAACCCCTGGTGGAGAGTGGACCTGCTTGATACCTACATAGTCACCTCCATCACTGTCACCAACAGAGGGGATGCTGTTCCTGAGAGGCTTAACGGGGCTGAGATACGAATAGGAAATTCTTTAGTGGACAATGGCATTCATAACCCTCT GGTTAAAACAATTCCCTCTGTTCCAGCCGGCAGTTCTCTCACCCTTGCTTTTGACCCAAGTTTCGAAGGACGTTATGTGATTGTGGTTCTACCAGGCCAGAATAGACTTCTGACACTCTGTGAAGTGGAGGTTTACGGATACCTTGCCCCAACTG GAGATAATGTAGCTCTATATGGAAAGGCCACCCAGTCGTCTTTGAATGAGTTTGGCATTCCAGGCAATGCTATTGACGGGAATCGCAACGCTATTTGGATAGGAGGGTCCTGCACCCACACTCTACAGGACATCAACGCCTGGTGGAGGGTGGACCTTCTGAAGACCTACAAAGTGTtctccatcatcatcaccaacacaGTCGACGGTGTTCCCAGCAGACTCAATGGAGCTGAGATTCGCATTGGAGATTCCCTGAAAGACAACGGCATCAATAATCCTAG GTGTGCTGTGATCTCCTCTATCCCAGCTGGCAATTCAAGCACCTTCCAGTGTCCGGGCATGGAGGGTCGATATGTCATCGTGGTCATTCCAGGGAGGAAGGAGTACCTGACCTTGTGTGAGGTGGAGGTGTACGGATCACCCCTGGATGGGACTGGGCCTACATGTAACTAA